The proteins below come from a single Papaver somniferum cultivar HN1 chromosome 11, ASM357369v1, whole genome shotgun sequence genomic window:
- the LOC113324044 gene encoding 17.7 kDa class I heat shock protein-like: MSGWYGSFFPRDKRRNLVRGGGHPSMPPSPSPNEAWDPPSSRGSSGSFFGRGNSDFFGSFNMGMDFRNTPDAFIARAEFPAGLNDQQVKFEVDGGRGKIWGENSSEREYNNGNRRVHHQTTTKMANWFDFPEDVAVDQANGSMADGVFSVTFPRGRK, translated from the coding sequence ATGTCCGGTTGGTATGGTAGTTTCTTTCCAAGAGACAAGCGCAGAAACCTTGTACGTGGAGGAGGACACCCATCAATGCCACCATCCCCTAGTCCTAATGAAGCGTGGGATCCTCCTTCCAGTCGCGGTAGCTCAGGTTCTTTTTTTGGTCGTGGTAACTCAGATTTTTTTGGCAGTTTTAACATGGGTATGGATTTCAGAAACACTCCTGATGCTTTCATAGCGAGAGCAGAATTTCCAGCAGGATTGAACGACCAACAGGTGAAGTTCGAAGTCGATGGGGGGAGGGGTAAAATCTGGGGAGAAAATAGCAGCGAAAGAGAATACAACAACGGTAATAGGCGCGTCCATCATCAGACTACTACCAAGATGGCTAATTGGTTCGACTTTCCGGAGGATGTTGCAGTTGATCAGGCTAACGGATCCATGGCAGATGGCGTTTTCAGCGTTACCTTCCCTAGAGGGAGGAAGTGA